From Heteronotia binoei isolate CCM8104 ecotype False Entrance Well chromosome 3, APGP_CSIRO_Hbin_v1, whole genome shotgun sequence, a single genomic window includes:
- the LOC132568851 gene encoding sialidase-3-like, with translation MTEAHVGLGKVALFRQESPEGLTYRVPALMYLPSESTFLAFAEERFSPSDNHAKSLVMRRGKKDGESVEWGPQEALVTAMLSNHRTMSPCPVYDRKSGQIFLFFICVETHVTELHQIKSGRNAALLCYVSSQDGGRSWSQLTDLTDRVIGENLRNWATFAVGPGHGLQTSSGRLVIPAYTYYVHKRICGLPICCCTKPHCFVFYSDDGGRNWAQGQLVTTWRAGECQVAELTRQDNSQVLYCNARSPEGHRVEAFSADDGNQFEESFLCKELPETGKGCHGSVVSFAPVLRPSDLGPQANEEGKMSRLIDVSPSASLKTPKQWLLYSHPTGRRKRVNLGIFLNTSPLAKGSWKDPWVLYEGPSGYSDLAVCEEGPVLLFGCLFESGVSSELEEIAFQLFTSTELLRNVRES, from the exons ATGACTGAAGCTCACGTAGGTTTGGGGAAGGTGGCCTTGTTCCGGCAAGAGTCCCCTGAAGGCCTCACCTACCGCGTCCCAGCTCTGATGTACCTGCCTTCCGAGTCCACTTTCTTGGCCTTTGCAGAGGAACGCTTTTCACCCAGCGACAACCACGCGAAATCTCTGGTGATGAGACGAGGGAAGAAGGATGGAGAATCTGTTGAG TGGGGCCCTCAAGAGGCCCTGGTGACCGCCATGCTTTCCAACCACCGCACCATGAGCCCTTGCCCGGTGTACGACAGAAAGAGCGGAcagatcttcctcttcttcatctgcGTCGAGACTCACGTCACCGAGCTCCACCAGATCAAGTCGGGGAGGAACGCCGCCCTGCTGTGCTACGTCTCCAGCCAAGATGGCGGCCGCAGCTGGAGCCAGTTGACTGATTTGACCGATCGGGTGATCGGCGAGAATTTGAGAAATTGGGCAACCTTTGCCGTCGGGCCCGGCCACGGGTTGCAGACGAGCTCTGGCCGCTTGGTGATCCCGGCGTATACTTACTACGTCCACAAGCGCATCTGCGGCCTCCCCATCTGCTGCTGCACCAAGCCGCATTGCTTCGTTTTCTACAGCGACGACGGTGGACGGAACTGGGCGCAAGGCCAGCTTGTCACGACTTGGCGCGCAGGGGAATGCCAGGTGGCCGAGCTCACCCGGCAAGACAACAGCCAAGTGTTATACTGCAACGCCCGCAGTCCTGAGGGACACCGGGTCGAGGCCTTCAGCGCAGATGACGGGAACCAATTTGAGGAGTCCTTCCTGTGCAAAGAGTTGCCAGAGACCGGGAAAGGTTGCCACGGCAGTGTGGTGAGTTTCGCTCCGGTGCTGCGGCCCTCAGATTTGGGCCCCCAGGCGAACGAGGAAGGCAAAATGAGTCGTCTGATTGACGTTAGCCCCTCAGCGTCCCTGAAGACTCCCAAGCAATGGCTGCTTTACTCTCACCCCACTGGCAGACGCAAGCGAGTCAACCTGGGGATCTTCCTCAACACCTCTCCGCTGGCAAAGGGCAGCTGGAAGGACCCCTGGGTGCTGTATGAGGGGCCCAGCGGCTACTCGGACCTGGCTGTGTGCGAGGAGGGCCCGGTGCTGCTGTTTGGTTGTTTGTTTGAGAGCGGAGTGTCTAGCGAGTTGGAGGAGATCGCCTTCCAGCTTTTCACTAGTACCGAACTCCTGAGGAACGTGAGGGAAAGTTGA